A portion of the Homalodisca vitripennis isolate AUS2020 chromosome 2, UT_GWSS_2.1, whole genome shotgun sequence genome contains these proteins:
- the LOC124354065 gene encoding uncharacterized protein LOC124354065 gives MVSAFVLFLILSECRLITSATTLMKAINEINQEIFALRTEANHETYAQNHKPHDLCPKKIMAFVPQKFGIKDTRFFRNFEKIKELLANITREKSIIETLDREIYIIDQFHNRIKFTVEVMNEDVETLSKRRLTGLANMCYQYEKIRSKSDTLVEGEDEVIQLRDKMEEAEMSLLYERMHDVKEDRVRMQKFCADRLKNITSLINEIFDSENKNDIAMKTGEVIRELEFELLAAHSMRESKKTELFNTPEEFEKLKKDLEMKAYVLDHYKDDIECYKKLKSSTMKIEKPSFGHVLYLLM, from the coding sequence ATGGTGAGTGCATTTGTACTGTTCCTCATCTTAAGTGAATGTCGGTTGATAACCTCTGCAACAACCTTGATGAAAGCCATTAACGAGATTAACCAAGAAATCTTTGCATTGAGGACTGAAGCTAATCATGAAACTTATGCCCAAAATCACAAACCGCATGATCTATGCCCGAAAAAGATTATGGCCTTTGTACCTCAAAAATTTGGGATCAAAGACACCAGATTTTTCAGAAACTTTGAGAAGATAAAGGAACTTCTAGCCAATATCACAAGGGAAAAGAGCATAATCGAAACCCTGGATAGAGAGATCTATATAATTGACCAGTTCCATAACAGGATAAAGTTCACTGTAGAGGTAATGAATGAAGATGTAGAAACTCTCAGTAAGAGAAGGTTGACGGGCTTGGCTAACATGTGCTACCAGTATGAGAAGATCAGGAGCAAATCTGATACATTGGTGGAAGGTGAAGATGAAGTGATTCAACTCAGAGACAAGATGGAGGAAGCAGAAATGTCCTTACTTTATGAAAGAATGCATGATGTCAAGGAAGATCGGGTACGGATGCAGAAGTTCTGTGCGGATCGGTTAAAAAACATTACAAGCttgataaatgaaatttttgataGTGAAAATAAGAATGATATAGCAATGAAGACAGGGGAAGTAATCAGGGAACTAGAGTTCGAGTTGTTGGCTGCACATAGTATGAGAGAAAGTAAAAAGACAGAACTTTTCAACACCCCAGAAGAGTTTGAAAAACTGAAGAAGGATCTCGAGATGAAGGCTTATGTACTGGATCATTATAAGGATGACATTGAGtgttacaaaaaacttaaatcatCAACTATGAAAATAGAAAAGCCATCATTTGGGCATGTATTGTATTTGTTGATGTAG